A single bacterium HR11 DNA region contains:
- the hpnR gene encoding Hopanoid C-3 methylase has translation MRQVLLGQSYYLRLDPKMWAAQQPYPPLGTLYAAAFLRQRGYDVALFDAMLAESESDWDEALTRTRPRFAVLYEDNFNYLSKMCLLRMRQAAFAMIEMARRRGCTVIVAGSDATDHPELYLLHGAHFVLIGEGELTLAELLDRLTDRTDTPLTEIPGLAFVDPRDGGTLVRTPRRPDIRDLDSLPFPAWDLVDVDRYREIWYRQHGYFSMNMVTTRGCPYHCNWCAKPIWGQRYNVRSPENVVAELRWLKATYAPDHIWFCDDIFGLKPGWLRRFADLVEAHGLRTPFKCLSRADLLLREGEVEALRRAGCQIVWVGAESGSQKILDAMEKGIRVEQVVEATRRLHEAGIQVGFFLQFGYPGETWEDIRQTFRLVRTCRPDDIGVSVSYPLPGTKFYERVKDQLGLRQNWIDSADLAMLYRGPYPTAFYRQLHTVLHKEFRLRKYGAELWRFLRRPGRPPRRLLRHTLAMFRYALSLPLDRYRLRRLRRKPHVGIGPLPTELSPEEAATPTPQ, from the coding sequence ATGCGCCAGGTCCTCCTCGGTCAGTCTTATTACCTGCGCCTGGACCCCAAGATGTGGGCGGCTCAGCAGCCCTATCCACCCCTGGGGACGCTGTATGCCGCCGCCTTCCTGCGCCAACGGGGCTACGACGTCGCCCTCTTCGATGCCATGCTGGCCGAGTCCGAATCCGACTGGGATGAGGCCTTGACCCGGACCCGGCCCCGCTTCGCCGTCCTCTACGAGGACAACTTCAACTACCTGTCCAAGATGTGCCTCCTCCGGATGCGTCAGGCGGCCTTCGCGATGATCGAGATGGCCCGCCGCCGCGGTTGTACCGTCATCGTCGCCGGCTCGGACGCCACGGACCACCCTGAACTCTACTTACTTCACGGAGCCCACTTCGTCCTTATCGGCGAAGGCGAGCTCACCCTGGCCGAACTCCTGGACCGCCTGACCGACCGGACCGACACGCCCCTGACCGAAATCCCGGGCCTCGCCTTTGTCGACCCCCGAGACGGGGGGACCCTCGTCCGGACGCCCCGCCGGCCCGATATCCGAGACCTCGACAGCCTGCCGTTTCCGGCCTGGGACCTCGTCGACGTCGACCGCTATCGGGAAATCTGGTACCGCCAGCACGGGTACTTTTCGATGAATATGGTCACGACGCGGGGCTGTCCGTACCACTGCAACTGGTGCGCCAAGCCCATCTGGGGTCAGCGGTACAACGTGCGGAGCCCCGAGAACGTCGTCGCCGAACTCCGGTGGCTGAAGGCGACCTATGCCCCGGACCACATCTGGTTCTGCGACGACATCTTCGGTCTGAAGCCTGGCTGGCTCCGCCGGTTTGCCGACCTCGTCGAGGCCCACGGCCTACGCACGCCCTTCAAGTGCTTGAGCCGGGCCGACCTCCTCTTGCGGGAGGGCGAGGTCGAGGCCCTGCGCCGGGCCGGTTGCCAGATCGTCTGGGTCGGGGCCGAGTCGGGCTCCCAGAAAATCCTGGACGCCATGGAAAAAGGCATCCGGGTCGAACAGGTCGTCGAGGCGACCCGGCGTCTCCACGAGGCCGGCATCCAGGTCGGCTTCTTCCTGCAGTTTGGGTATCCCGGGGAGACCTGGGAGGACATCCGGCAGACGTTCCGTCTCGTGCGAACGTGTCGGCCCGACGACATCGGGGTCTCCGTGTCGTATCCCCTGCCGGGGACCAAGTTTTACGAACGGGTCAAGGACCAGTTGGGCCTTCGACAGAACTGGATCGACTCGGCCGACCTGGCCATGCTGTATCGGGGGCCTTATCCGACGGCATTCTACCGTCAGCTCCATACCGTCCTGCACAAGGAATTCCGGCTCCGTAAATACGGGGCCGAACTGTGGCGGTTTCTCCGCCGCCCCGGCCGCCCCCCGCGGCGGCTCCTCCGGCACACGCTGGCCATGTTTCGGTACGCCCTGAGCCTGCCCCTCGATCGGTACCGCCTGCGCCGACTCCGCCGGAAGCCCCACGTCGGGATCGGACCGCTCCCGACGGAGCTCAGTCCCGAGGAGGCCGCCACGCCGACGCCTCAATGA
- the fom3_1 gene encoding 2-hydroxyethylphosphonate methyltransferase: MKNGLGSQVPGPGQEKGPGTWDPGLISSGLMRSRKVVLYNPEAVFYTFPLALMAVGSALDRRRFEVYIIDGRLERDPLGAVVREIEDALCLGVTVLTGAPIRDALRVTRAAKARRPDLPVVWGGWHPSLFPTETLAEPTVDVTVQGQGEATFVELVERLAEGSDLHGLSGTAFRADGTPLRNPPRPLMDMNAFPPVDYGLIPVEQYFRRKGKRQLDYVSSTGCHYRCAFCADPFVYGRRWVALSPERVGDEIEFLWGRYRFEDLAFQDETFFTFEQRVIAIAEEFLRRGLSFTWTATMRADQGYRLSDEGWALCVRSGLRQVMIGVESGSPAMLRWMLKDITLEQVLHCAERCVRYGLGAIFPFIVGFPGEPDESVWATLDLVKRLRSMSPRFETPIFYYKPYPGSLITEAVVRQGYELPRTLDEWAEFDFIGSAGPWVDPDKYRLIERFKFYNRFAGGRRLWYCRPLQAIARWRCRRDFYDFPVEKAIVERLRPPPRMA, from the coding sequence ATGAAAAATGGCCTCGGGTCTCAAGTCCCGGGGCCCGGCCAAGAAAAGGGGCCTGGGACCTGGGACCCGGGACTTATATCCAGTGGACTCATGCGTAGCCGGAAGGTCGTCCTGTACAACCCGGAAGCCGTCTTTTACACGTTCCCCCTGGCCCTGATGGCCGTCGGGTCGGCTCTCGACCGCCGTCGTTTTGAGGTCTACATCATCGACGGCCGGCTCGAACGGGACCCCCTCGGGGCTGTTGTGCGGGAAATCGAGGACGCCCTCTGCCTCGGCGTGACGGTCCTGACGGGCGCGCCCATCCGGGACGCCCTCCGGGTGACCCGGGCCGCCAAGGCCCGGCGGCCGGACCTCCCCGTCGTCTGGGGCGGCTGGCATCCGTCGCTGTTCCCGACGGAGACTCTGGCCGAGCCGACCGTCGACGTCACCGTCCAGGGCCAGGGCGAGGCGACCTTTGTAGAGCTGGTCGAACGGCTGGCCGAAGGGTCGGACCTGCACGGGCTATCCGGGACGGCCTTCCGGGCCGACGGCACGCCGCTTCGGAATCCGCCCCGCCCCCTCATGGACATGAACGCCTTCCCGCCCGTCGATTACGGCCTCATTCCCGTCGAACAGTACTTCCGCCGCAAGGGCAAGCGCCAGTTGGACTACGTCTCATCGACGGGCTGTCATTACCGATGCGCCTTTTGCGCCGACCCCTTCGTCTACGGCCGCCGGTGGGTCGCCCTCTCGCCCGAGCGGGTCGGCGACGAAATCGAGTTCCTCTGGGGGCGCTACCGCTTCGAGGACCTGGCCTTTCAGGACGAGACGTTCTTCACCTTCGAACAGCGGGTCATCGCCATCGCCGAGGAGTTCCTCCGCCGGGGCCTCTCCTTTACGTGGACGGCCACGATGCGGGCCGACCAGGGATACCGGCTGTCCGACGAGGGATGGGCCCTGTGCGTCCGGTCCGGCCTCCGGCAGGTGATGATCGGCGTCGAATCCGGCTCGCCGGCCATGCTCCGTTGGATGCTCAAAGACATCACCCTTGAACAGGTCCTCCACTGCGCCGAACGGTGCGTCCGCTACGGCCTGGGCGCGATCTTTCCCTTCATCGTCGGCTTTCCCGGCGAGCCGGACGAGAGCGTCTGGGCGACGTTGGACCTGGTCAAGCGTCTGCGGTCGATGAGTCCCCGATTCGAGACGCCCATCTTTTACTACAAGCCGTATCCCGGTTCGCTCATCACCGAGGCGGTCGTCCGCCAGGGGTACGAACTGCCCCGGACCCTGGACGAGTGGGCCGAGTTCGACTTCATCGGATCGGCGGGCCCCTGGGTCGACCCCGACAAGTACCGGCTGATCGAGCGGTTTAAGTTCTACAACCGGTTCGCCGGGGGTCGGCGGTTGTGGTATTGCCGGCCTCTCCAGGCCATCGCCCGATGGCGCTGTCGGCGGGACTTCTACGACTTTCCCGTCGAGAAGGCCATCGTCGAACGGCTCCGGCCGCCGCCCCGCATGGCCTAA
- the fom3_2 gene encoding 2-hydroxyethylphosphonate methyltransferase — protein MDVLLTHGYFLAEDPHERAVMKPYPPLGILYISAYLKARGFDVAVFDTTFHRWDDFVAYVRQVRPPVVGIYCNLLTRPTVLRMVRLCKELGATVVLGGPEPANYAEEYLRRGADVVVIGEGELTMEELLPHLLRKGPTAMQTIRGLVYREDDGRIVRTEPRPFIPDLDALPFPDRAAIDIPAYVRVWREHHGMGSVSLITARGCPYTCTWCSHAVFGYSHRRRSPQNVADELEQIVQTYRPDMVWYADDVFTIHYGWFFQYAEELKRRGLRVPFETISREDRLNEDVVRTLAEMGCRRLWVGIESGSQRVLDAMDRRVSAERARWVIRLLRRYGIETGVFIMLGYEGEDLADIRATVEFLKEADPDVFLTTVAYPIKGTPYYDLVADRIVARRPWDEGSDRDLTVAGRHSRRFYEFAIRWMVGEVQWHKQRQRSRPDYWRMTKAWANARLGRIGMWLTRWETE, from the coding sequence ATGGACGTCTTGCTGACGCACGGCTACTTCCTGGCCGAGGACCCGCACGAGCGGGCCGTCATGAAGCCCTATCCCCCGTTGGGGATTTTGTACATTTCGGCCTACCTCAAGGCCCGGGGCTTCGACGTGGCCGTCTTCGACACGACGTTCCATCGATGGGACGACTTCGTGGCCTACGTCCGACAGGTACGGCCCCCGGTCGTCGGGATTTACTGCAACCTGCTCACGCGACCCACCGTGCTTCGGATGGTCCGCCTCTGCAAGGAGCTGGGGGCGACGGTCGTCCTGGGCGGACCCGAGCCGGCGAATTATGCCGAGGAGTACCTCCGCCGGGGCGCCGACGTCGTCGTCATCGGCGAGGGCGAACTCACGATGGAGGAGCTCCTCCCTCATCTGCTTCGGAAAGGCCCGACGGCCATGCAAACGATCCGGGGCCTCGTCTATCGGGAGGACGACGGCCGCATCGTCCGGACCGAGCCCCGACCCTTCATCCCGGACCTGGACGCCCTGCCGTTTCCCGACCGGGCGGCCATCGACATCCCGGCCTACGTCCGGGTCTGGCGGGAACACCACGGGATGGGCTCCGTGTCCCTCATCACGGCCCGGGGTTGCCCGTATACGTGCACCTGGTGCAGTCATGCCGTCTTCGGCTACAGCCACCGACGGCGCTCGCCTCAGAACGTCGCCGACGAGCTGGAGCAGATCGTCCAGACGTATCGGCCCGACATGGTGTGGTACGCCGACGACGTGTTCACCATCCACTACGGCTGGTTCTTCCAGTACGCCGAGGAACTCAAACGGCGGGGTTTGCGGGTCCCCTTCGAGACCATCTCCCGGGAAGACCGCCTCAACGAGGACGTCGTCCGCACGCTGGCCGAGATGGGCTGTCGCCGGCTGTGGGTCGGCATCGAGAGCGGCTCCCAGCGCGTCCTGGACGCCATGGACCGACGGGTCAGCGCCGAGCGGGCGCGGTGGGTCATCCGCCTGCTCCGGCGGTATGGGATCGAGACCGGCGTCTTCATCATGCTGGGCTACGAGGGCGAAGACCTGGCCGACATCCGGGCGACCGTCGAGTTCCTCAAGGAAGCCGACCCCGACGTCTTCCTGACGACCGTCGCCTATCCCATCAAGGGAACGCCATACTACGACCTCGTGGCCGACCGCATCGTCGCCCGCAGGCCCTGGGACGAGGGCTCCGACCGGGACCTCACCGTCGCCGGTCGGCACTCCCGGCGGTTCTATGAGTTCGCCATCCGGTGGATGGTCGGCGAAGTCCAGTGGCACAAGCAACGGCAACGGTCCCGTCCCGACTACTGGCGGATGACCAAGGCGTGGGCGAACGCCCGCCTCGGACGGATCGGGATGTGGCTGACGCGGTGGGAGACGGAGTAG
- the cmoM gene encoding tRNA 5-carboxymethoxyuridine methyltransferase, whose translation MACPFDALAVAYDAWFTDRPLGRRLRAVVWECLERVFQPGDRVIDLGCGTGEDAVWLARRGIVVTAVDASAAMLAVARRKAEAAGVADRIEFVQMDLNETQDAGCSVSSSHPSLPVPPVGLFAPPPSAHQPTGRPARDDGSPLGPSVPPLWDGVLADFGVLNCIADRRTLAATLARWVRPGGSVVLVPMGPLCLWEVGWHLLHGRVRTAFRRFRSGAPARLKDGGVVRVWYPSPRRLRAEFAPYFRPVQTMGLGVLLPPTDLSHWVERRPRWLARLDRWERRIRRLPLTAWLGDHYLMVFVREVRGP comes from the coding sequence ATGGCCTGTCCCTTCGATGCGCTGGCGGTCGCCTACGATGCCTGGTTCACGGACCGGCCCCTGGGCCGGCGGCTTCGGGCCGTCGTCTGGGAATGTCTCGAACGGGTCTTTCAGCCGGGCGACCGCGTGATCGACCTCGGGTGTGGGACCGGCGAGGACGCCGTCTGGCTGGCCCGGCGGGGCATCGTCGTGACGGCCGTGGACGCCTCGGCCGCCATGCTGGCCGTCGCCCGACGGAAGGCCGAGGCCGCCGGCGTCGCCGACCGCATCGAATTCGTGCAGATGGATTTGAATGAAACGCAAGATGCGGGATGCAGTGTCTCGTCATCTCATCCATCTTTGCCCGTCCCGCCTGTGGGTCTATTCGCACCGCCTCCATCTGCTCATCAGCCGACCGGCCGACCGGCCCGAGACGACGGCTCGCCCCTCGGTCCTTCCGTCCCTCCCCTGTGGGACGGGGTCCTGGCCGACTTCGGTGTCCTGAACTGCATCGCCGACCGACGGACCCTGGCGGCGACCCTGGCTCGATGGGTCCGGCCCGGGGGCTCCGTCGTCCTGGTCCCGATGGGGCCCCTCTGCCTGTGGGAAGTCGGGTGGCACCTGCTTCACGGGCGGGTCCGCACGGCCTTCCGCCGCTTCCGGTCCGGCGCCCCGGCCCGTCTGAAAGATGGAGGGGTCGTTCGGGTCTGGTATCCATCCCCTCGGCGTCTGCGGGCAGAGTTCGCCCCTTACTTCCGGCCCGTTCAGACGATGGGCCTCGGGGTCTTGCTCCCCCCGACGGACCTGAGCCATTGGGTCGAACGGCGGCCCCGCTGGCTGGCGCGTCTCGACCGATGGGAACGGCGCATTCGCCGGCTCCCCCTGACGGCCTGGCTGGGCGACCACTACCTGATGGTCTTTGTGAGGGAGGTCCGAGGCCCGTAG
- the prmC_1 gene encoding Release factor glutamine methyltransferase, translated as MSLGDRPSTTAHSTVEWLRELCWACPRCRRPLTVEGPETMYCPACRVDYPCIDGVWRFLPPEREAFFRAFLRDYETIRRAEGRGADDPAYYRALPFEDRTGRFRADWRIRAKSFRAFVHRVLEPLARQRGRPLRVLDLGAGNGWLSYRLARQGHVAVAVDLITNAWDGLGAHVHYDVAVLPVQAEFDRLPFTGEQFDVAVFNASFHYSTDYVVTLAEVLRVLRPDGRVVVMDSPVYRATASGVRMVREREAEFIRKYGFPSNALPSEHYLTYDRLQGLAEALGLRWRLIRPFYGWRWALRPWQARLLRRREPARFLVIVGRRVQDEAGAVQTKPHGRPSAFFESVRGVMGRAWARGYFRAFQRHRYNRLVVETVAGRPLVVLPGVFNPKLFGTGEFLVETLSERWVPPGSTVLDMGTGAGVGAVFAAQWAHRVVAVDISPAAVRCARINVLLHGLEDRVEVRKGDLFEPVRGERFDVILFNPPYLRGEPRDDLERALWSTDVVERFAAGLGDHLKDSGWALLLLSSVSDEAGFLRHFRAYGFLGEPIARRRRFGEVWTVYRIVPIPRD; from the coding sequence ATGAGTCTCGGAGACCGCCCCTCGACGACGGCCCATTCTACCGTTGAATGGCTTCGGGAGCTCTGCTGGGCCTGCCCGAGGTGTCGTCGGCCGCTGACGGTCGAAGGGCCGGAGACGATGTACTGCCCGGCCTGCCGGGTGGACTATCCGTGCATAGACGGCGTATGGCGGTTCCTGCCGCCCGAACGGGAGGCCTTCTTTCGGGCTTTCCTTCGGGACTACGAGACGATCCGCCGGGCCGAGGGTCGGGGCGCCGACGACCCGGCCTACTATCGGGCCCTGCCGTTTGAAGACCGGACGGGCCGCTTCCGAGCCGACTGGCGGATTCGGGCGAAGAGCTTCCGGGCCTTTGTCCACCGGGTCCTCGAACCCCTGGCCCGCCAGCGGGGCCGGCCCCTGCGGGTCCTGGACCTCGGCGCCGGCAACGGGTGGCTGTCCTATCGTCTGGCCCGGCAGGGCCACGTCGCCGTGGCCGTAGACCTGATCACGAATGCGTGGGACGGCCTGGGGGCTCACGTGCACTACGACGTGGCCGTTCTCCCCGTGCAGGCCGAATTCGACCGTTTGCCCTTTACCGGGGAGCAGTTTGACGTGGCCGTTTTCAACGCCTCTTTCCATTACTCGACGGACTACGTGGTCACGCTGGCCGAAGTCTTGCGGGTCCTGCGTCCCGACGGTCGGGTCGTCGTCATGGATTCGCCGGTGTACCGGGCTACGGCCAGCGGCGTTCGGATGGTCCGGGAGCGGGAGGCCGAGTTCATCCGCAAGTACGGATTTCCATCGAACGCCCTCCCCAGCGAACACTACCTGACGTATGACCGTCTTCAGGGCTTGGCCGAGGCCCTGGGTTTGCGGTGGCGTCTCATCCGTCCGTTTTACGGATGGCGTTGGGCCCTGCGACCCTGGCAGGCGCGTCTCTTGCGGCGTCGGGAGCCGGCCCGGTTCCTCGTGATCGTGGGACGCAGGGTGCAAGACGAGGCCGGAGCGGTTCAGACGAAACCCCACGGGCGACCGTCCGCATTCTTTGAAAGCGTCCGGGGGGTCATGGGACGGGCGTGGGCCCGGGGATACTTCCGGGCCTTTCAGCGACATCGATATAATCGACTCGTGGTGGAGACGGTCGCCGGCAGGCCCCTCGTGGTCCTCCCGGGAGTCTTCAATCCGAAGCTCTTCGGGACGGGCGAATTTCTCGTCGAAACGCTCAGCGAACGGTGGGTCCCGCCCGGGTCGACCGTCCTGGACATGGGGACGGGGGCCGGCGTCGGGGCCGTCTTTGCGGCCCAGTGGGCCCATCGAGTCGTGGCCGTCGACATCAGTCCGGCGGCCGTCCGGTGCGCCCGTATCAACGTGCTCTTGCACGGCCTGGAAGATCGGGTCGAAGTGCGCAAGGGGGACTTATTCGAGCCTGTACGGGGGGAGCGGTTTGACGTGATTTTGTTCAATCCGCCGTATCTGCGGGGCGAGCCCCGGGACGACCTGGAGCGGGCGCTTTGGTCGACCGACGTCGTCGAGCGGTTCGCCGCCGGTCTGGGAGACCACTTGAAGGACTCCGGCTGGGCCCTCCTGCTCCTCTCGTCGGTCTCCGACGAGGCGGGCTTTTTGCGGCATTTCCGGGCCTACGGCTTTCTCGGCGAGCCGATCGCTCGACGGCGCCGCTTCGGAGAGGTCTGGACCGTGTATCGCATCGTCCCGATACCTCGGGATTAG
- the fom3_3 gene encoding 2-hydroxyethylphosphonate methyltransferase has protein sequence MTIVLYNPPSTPQRKPVLPLSLLALGAVLEGAHDYVIIDGNLEPDPLTTLDRAVRETGADVLGVTVMPGPQLAGAVPVCRQLKARYPHLTIVWGGYFPTQHYDVCLRADYVDYVVRGHGELVFRALVEALRRGDDPKSLPGLAYRDPRTGQVVSTGLAPIPHPDRLPDFPYHRVAMPRYVRRTFLGSRTLSHHSSYGCPFLCNFCAVVNMVNGRWYAQSAERTARVVRDLVEQWGANAVEFYDNNFFVHEARTAEFAERIRGLGIAWWGEARIDTLLHYSERTWRLMRDSGLRMVFLGAESGSDETLRRMNKGGTATVEKTLEIAAKMRSYGIVPEFSFVLGNPPDPEADAYQTMEFIRRVKRVNPDAEVVLYIYTPVPVAGELYEQAKARGFRFPETLEEWLSPRWQEFIQRRSVHMPWLKDPLRRQIRDFQYVLNAYYPTVTDPRLRGLARGILRLTAAWRYHLRWYRYPFELRLLHRLIRYQRPETSGF, from the coding sequence GTGACGATCGTCCTGTACAATCCGCCGAGCACGCCTCAGCGGAAGCCGGTCCTGCCCCTGTCCCTTCTGGCCCTGGGGGCCGTCCTGGAGGGGGCGCACGACTACGTCATCATCGACGGGAACTTAGAGCCAGACCCCCTCACCACGCTGGACCGGGCCGTCCGGGAGACGGGCGCCGACGTCCTGGGCGTGACCGTCATGCCCGGCCCCCAACTGGCCGGCGCCGTCCCCGTCTGCCGTCAGCTCAAGGCCCGCTATCCTCACCTGACCATCGTCTGGGGCGGTTACTTCCCGACCCAACACTACGACGTATGCCTCCGGGCCGACTACGTGGATTATGTCGTGCGGGGCCACGGCGAGCTCGTCTTCCGGGCCCTCGTCGAGGCCCTCCGACGGGGCGACGACCCGAAGTCCCTGCCGGGCCTTGCCTATCGGGACCCCCGGACCGGCCAGGTCGTATCCACCGGCCTGGCCCCGATCCCCCACCCGGACCGCCTGCCCGACTTTCCCTATCATCGGGTCGCCATGCCACGATACGTCCGGCGGACCTTCCTGGGGAGCCGGACCCTCTCCCACCATTCGAGTTACGGGTGCCCCTTCCTGTGCAACTTCTGCGCCGTCGTCAACATGGTCAACGGCCGCTGGTACGCCCAGTCGGCCGAGCGCACGGCCCGGGTCGTGCGCGACCTGGTCGAGCAGTGGGGCGCCAACGCCGTCGAGTTCTATGACAACAACTTCTTCGTCCACGAGGCCCGAACGGCCGAGTTCGCCGAGCGGATTCGAGGCCTCGGCATCGCCTGGTGGGGCGAGGCCCGCATCGACACGCTCCTGCACTACTCGGAACGGACGTGGCGGCTCATGCGGGACAGCGGCCTGCGGATGGTCTTCCTGGGGGCCGAGTCGGGCTCCGACGAGACCCTCCGGCGGATGAACAAGGGCGGCACGGCGACCGTCGAGAAGACCCTGGAGATTGCCGCCAAGATGAGGTCCTACGGGATCGTCCCGGAATTCTCCTTCGTCCTCGGCAATCCGCCGGACCCGGAGGCTGACGCCTACCAGACGATGGAGTTCATCCGACGGGTCAAGCGGGTCAACCCCGACGCCGAGGTCGTCCTGTACATCTACACACCCGTCCCGGTCGCCGGCGAGCTGTATGAGCAGGCGAAGGCCCGGGGCTTTCGATTCCCCGAGACGCTGGAAGAGTGGCTCAGCCCCCGGTGGCAGGAGTTCATCCAGCGGCGGAGCGTCCACATGCCCTGGCTGAAGGACCCCCTGCGTCGGCAGATCCGGGACTTCCAGTACGTCCTCAACGCCTACTACCCGACGGTCACGGACCCCCGGCTCCGGGGCCTGGCCCGGGGGATTCTCCGCCTGACGGCCGCCTGGCGGTATCACCTGCGGTGGTATCGCTACCCCTTCGAACTCCGCCTCCTGCACCGCCTCATTCGCTATCAGCGGCCGGAAACCAGCGGCTTCTGA
- the dinG gene encoding putative ATP-dependent helicase DinG — protein MEAWFGPEGRLRESLPEFEFRPGQLRMAQAVAQGLAEGRRVIVEAGTGIGKTLAYLVPAVVGSHLIIVATGTIALQEQLARKDIPLLARCGLQVSAAVLKGRSHYLCLWKWNRWRQAPPLILDASLARRLESWVRRTSTGDRAEFDGLPEDHPLWPELTADAQTCMGPRCAFFQDCYLYEARRQAERVQVVIVNHHLLLADARVRTYRDRRLLPDIPHLVIDEAHMLEETAVSALTLTLSFADFHRLLQELDTSIQVSERMSDTSLRRWQAYQNRIRTEALALFGREASGEQRIVNPENSQSAIRIPQSPLRVSWSEFCRQHAQWSRRLTNLKATLQSLMTWVQGLPLPAEERDQFSLWASELATLCDVFAGDADDDLVRYVESSGSATPRSKEARWTLCATPLQVGSLLAEWLWPRFRSVVLTSATLTYRGRFDFLAERLGLTLEGTPDHGPTQAVQSASSRDVQLAPTGVGLGSMVHGLWALSIPSPFRWRQQTRLWIPPDMPDPQDPAFVPELQRRVEALVRLVGGSTLVLCTSLQNMQAVAAYLEERVPWTVYQQGRLPRRTLMERFQADVSSVLVATASFWQGFDVPGEALRCVIIDKLPFEVPSDPVVQARIESIRRAGQDPFHAYQLPKAIMLLRQGLGRLIRTQTDTGILALMDSRVWRRPYGQIIRQELRPIPIVRAWEELEQWWRKVNGE, from the coding sequence ATGGAAGCATGGTTTGGACCCGAGGGTCGTCTCCGAGAGAGCTTACCGGAGTTTGAGTTTCGGCCGGGCCAGCTCCGGATGGCTCAGGCCGTCGCCCAAGGCTTGGCCGAAGGTCGACGGGTCATCGTCGAGGCGGGGACAGGTATCGGGAAAACTCTGGCCTATCTCGTCCCGGCCGTCGTTGGGTCGCACCTCATCATCGTAGCAACGGGTACGATCGCTCTTCAGGAACAGCTGGCCCGGAAGGACATCCCCTTGCTGGCGCGTTGTGGCCTGCAAGTCTCAGCCGCCGTCCTGAAAGGGCGGTCTCATTACCTGTGTCTCTGGAAGTGGAACCGTTGGCGACAGGCCCCACCCCTGATCCTGGACGCTTCTCTCGCTCGCCGGCTGGAGTCCTGGGTCCGACGGACGTCGACCGGCGACCGGGCCGAATTCGACGGCCTCCCCGAAGATCACCCCCTATGGCCCGAACTGACGGCCGATGCCCAGACTTGCATGGGGCCCCGATGTGCCTTCTTTCAAGACTGCTACCTCTATGAGGCCCGGCGGCAAGCCGAACGGGTCCAGGTCGTGATCGTCAACCACCACCTCCTCTTGGCCGACGCCCGCGTTCGGACCTATCGGGACCGCCGCCTGCTCCCCGACATCCCCCACCTGGTCATCGACGAAGCTCACATGCTGGAAGAGACGGCCGTCTCGGCCCTGACTCTCACGCTAAGTTTTGCCGACTTTCATCGGCTTCTCCAGGAACTGGACACGTCCATCCAGGTCAGCGAACGGATGTCCGACACCTCCCTGCGCCGGTGGCAAGCCTATCAGAATCGAATCCGTACGGAGGCCCTGGCCTTGTTTGGCCGTGAAGCAAGTGGCGAACAGCGAATCGTGAATCCCGAGAATTCGCAATCCGCGATCCGCATTCCGCAATCCCCCCTACGGGTTTCCTGGTCTGAGTTTTGCCGCCAACATGCCCAGTGGAGTCGTCGCTTGACAAATCTGAAGGCGACTCTTCAGAGCTTAATGACATGGGTCCAGGGCCTGCCCCTGCCTGCGGAAGAGCGGGACCAGTTCAGCCTGTGGGCCTCGGAGTTGGCGACCCTGTGCGACGTCTTTGCAGGGGACGCCGACGACGACCTCGTCCGGTACGTCGAATCGTCGGGATCGGCGACCCCTCGGTCGAAGGAAGCCCGGTGGACCCTGTGCGCCACGCCCCTGCAGGTCGGTTCCCTCTTGGCCGAATGGCTTTGGCCCCGCTTTCGCTCGGTCGTCCTCACGTCGGCGACCCTAACGTACCGGGGCCGCTTCGACTTCTTAGCGGAGCGTTTGGGCCTCACTTTGGAAGGGACTCCAGATCACGGGCCGACCCAGGCAGTCCAGAGCGCCTCGTCCCGGGACGTCCAACTCGCCCCCACCGGGGTGGGTCTGGGGTCGATGGTCCATGGTCTATGGGCCCTCTCGATTCCGTCCCCCTTCCGATGGCGTCAGCAGACCCGTCTGTGGATTCCCCCGGACATGCCGGACCCCCAGGACCCGGCTTTCGTTCCCGAGCTTCAGCGGCGGGTCGAGGCCCTCGTCCGCCTGGTCGGCGGGAGCACCCTGGTCCTCTGCACAAGCCTCCAAAACATGCAGGCCGTCGCCGCCTACCTGGAGGAGCGGGTCCCCTGGACGGTCTACCAGCAAGGCCGCCTGCCCCGACGGACCCTGATGGAACGCTTTCAGGCGGACGTCTCCAGCGTGCTGGTGGCGACGGCCAGCTTCTGGCAAGGCTTCGACGTCCCGGGCGAAGCGCTCCGGTGCGTCATCATCGACAAGCTCCCCTTCGAGGTGCCCTCCGACCCGGTCGTCCAAGCCCGCATCGAGTCGATCCGCCGGGCGGGTCAGGACCCCTTCCACGCCTACCAGCTCCCCAAGGCCATCATGCTCCTCCGACAGGGCCTGGGGCGGCTCATCCGAACCCAGACGGATACCGGCATCCTGGCCCTGATGGACAGCCGCGTATGGCGCCGGCCCTATGGCCAGATCATCCGACAGGAACTCCGGCCGATTCCGATCGTTCGAGCATGGGAGGAACTGGAGCAGTGGTGGCGAAAGGTGAACGGCGAATAG